The genomic region AATTCTATAAACAACAACTATTCTAGGTTGCAATGCACTATGTACTTATTTCTAAAGTAATCCAAATTGATCCTTCAATCTTTCGATTATTGGAATGGTTTGTAGTTTGCATATTGATTATTATTCTTGGTTCTCAAATGATATGAGAGCTAAAATATCAAATTATAGTTGCTTGCAGGTTGGTCCATGTATTGGGAGGTTTATTCCATACTAGTGGCATGCGGTGTGTTTTACAAAAGCAAGGCATTGCATGATGGGATACTGATCCCATCAACAAAACTTTGTAGAAAAATAAGGGTAAACCAAAGGATGAAACAACGATCAGCAACCGAGTAAGGCTTGGCAGTCAAAGCAGCCCAAAGGAACACTAAAACCCCCACATTAGTAGAAGAGAAATGAAACACAATCCTCCACCCACATTCCAAAGGAGTGAAGAAGATGGGACTATAGATCAAAGGGAGGGTCACAAAGGGACTTGCTCTAGGCATCCAGTGCTAAACAAAAAAGAACATAAAATCTCTACCACAAACAGatcccccccccccacacacacacaccccTACAACAAGCAAAGAAACCAGCACTAGCACCCAAGTAGAGAGGAGGGATTCCTTTGGTAGAAAAACCATAGGAATAAGGCCAAGTGACAACCTGAAATATAATCACTAGCCACCAAACCCAACATAAACAACAATCGCTACCATTAGGAACACCAAGTGACCAAGGGGCAAAGGATCCTTGGACACTACGACTAGAGACACCCTCTATATAACTcaacaaaaatgaaatccaaacaaAACTAGAGGGGAACAAAAGAGAGGGAACACAACCCCAATTATAGAAAGAACTCCCTACAAAGAAACCCAACAACACCATAGATCACTAGAAGAGGGTAGGCATAGACCCAAAGGGAAGTACCCAACACAAGGTGGGGCTCTAAGAGCCAAGTACGCCAAGAGAAAATGGCAAAGGCCAGAGACAAAACCAAAAAGACAGAAACCCTTATTGATCCAAAGGGGGACAACAGTGGAGCAAGAAAACTGCTATTCCTGCACCAACCTAATAAGGGGCCAACAAGGATCAATTCCCTCGAGTAGGTTGAGAGGAAAACACCAATGAGAGAAGGAAACTCTAGAAGACACATCCTCCAcaaaccccaaggagaaacacaaGGCAAAGCAAAGTCCCAAAACCAACCAGGCAATAGACCCAATCCCATTTGGGTCACCATCGCCATCTTCATCTGCTTCCTCTACAACATCCAAAACCCTACCACTCCTTCCTCCTCTCTCGCACACCATCAATTTGGTTAACTTGTTAATAGTAAAGGATCATATATGTTAGTTGTGTTAGTTTTATAATTACATGTTAGcaatatattttataaaataaatatttaaacattTTTATCACATGagatatttttgcattatttataacACTTTTTCAGTGTGACAATTAAATAGACATATTTTAAAAACACATAAATTATGATGGTTAAATAGAGGTTTTTTAAATCTTGCCACAAAGATTCAAACACGATTGTGATGTTATTGTTGAGTTCTCATATAAAGATGTGGTACTCCATTTGTAACCTCGCCAATTTATAACTCTCACACAAACCATTTaccttaaaaaaaataataataataataaaaattatattaatgatattatttagaaaaataagttttaaattaaatataaaattcaaatacaaataaaatttatttgccACCAAGAATCAAACTCTATTGTGTTTTTATTATTGATTTCTCTAATGACAATGAAGTACCCCATTTAAAACCTCACTAATTTATAACTCTCACGAGATACATTtacctttaaaaaataaaataaaatgatgataatttttaattataaacataaacattataataatattattattttgaaaattaaatcttaaataaaatataaaatacaaaatattaTGATTGTTTCTTAGATATGGAACATAAATAAAATGATGACTTACATAAATTTATTGACTACTCAAAATTGAATTTACCTAGCAACTAAAGTTTAAGCTTAAATAGCATACCTCTACAGTATTCTAACTAGTAACATTTCAGTCACTATAGCTGTTACTATTGCTTTGGTCTCCATCGTTGTCCGTCAGAGGAGAGCTTGGAACATGTGGAGTTCAAGGCTCCATCTTCCCTTCCAGCATTTGCACCACTTGTCTCATACTGGGCCTCACTTCGTCATCCTCTTGAATGCGTAACAATGCTACAACACACGATCTTCCCACCTCTTCCATGTCTGCCGCCTCTGCAATACCCTCCTCAACAATATTAATCGTCTTCCCCTGTTGAATTTGAGTTGCAGCAAACGGGGGAAAATAATACAAACTTGAATCTTGCACGGTTAAGTCTAGATTTCTTCGCCCAGAAATGATTTCCAAGAGTGTCATACCAAAACTGTAGACATCAACTTTGGGAGTGATGGGAAGACCAGAGATCCATTCTGGAGCCAAGTAACCTCTCGTTCCTCTTGTAGTGGTTAGAACGCGGCTTAAATCTCTACCCATAAGCTTTGCCAACGCAAAGTCGGCCAACTTCGGTGATAAATCACCGTCCAGCAGAATGTTTTCGGGCTTCACATCGCTGTGAATGATGCAACCTCTGCATTCCTCGTGGAGTTAGAGTAACCCTCTGGCGGTGCCTAATGCAATCTCAAATCGGGTCCTCCAGTCGAGCACCTTTTTCTTACTCGTGGAATTACTTGTGAACAGGAGGGAATTGAGAGATCCGTTGGGCATGTAATCATAAATCAGTAACCGTTTTGATCCTTGTGCACAAAACCCTCGCAGCCTGACCAAATTCACATGTATGTTTCCCAGAGAACTGATTTCCGCCCGAAATTGTTTCTCATCTTGTCTTGACCCCTGCATGTTTTTAACGGCCACAAGCGTACCGTCTTGTAGAGATCCTTTGAACACTGAGCCGGATACTCCGCTCCCCAACTTAGACCTGAAATTCCTTGTTGCAATTTTCAACTCCTTGTAACTAAACATTCTCAGAAAAGAGTCCGAGGAATCTGCAGGCCTGTCCATCGACCGCTGCTGATGCCTCCGCCAAATTAATACTGAACAGATACCCAGGGCAACGGTGAGTGCAACAACGATACCCAGCACGACGCCTACAATACTTGTGGTTTTGCTTTTCATTGAAAGTTGAGAAGCACCTACTCTAATGAAGACATTTGAATTGATTTTTGATGGAGTAGAGTTGCGCATGTTTAGCAAATCTCCAGACCAGACTTGGCACGCCCCTGAAGGCGGATTGAAAGCAAACGCGGTGCACGAACAGTTGCGGAGGCAGGCTTCCTGGCAATCTTTCTTTGTGGATGCAGCGTATGAGGAAGCCTCATCATCAGGCAAAGTTACACCATTGTCCATGAATCGGTCAGTGCTGCAGTTTAACGGGCTCTGCCGAACACAGCCAGTGGACGCCCAATCTTGCGAAAGCCAGGCGCGATCGTCTGTGGGTTTGAAGCCTTCATCGCAGCTGCAGAGCGGAAGATTTCTGGAGTCACAGGTTGCCTACGCACCACAGGTACCATATACGTCGCATGTATCTCTGGGCAGAGACCAGAACATGCTCCAACCACTGCTTTCGAATGAAGATTGTTGCCCTTGTCCTAGCGTAGTCACGACGTACCTTGCGAGTGCATTGAAGTTAGGAACCAACATATAAGTGAAATACAAACCAGAGCTATTACCTTCAACGCTGACATTGAAAAGTTGTTTGTCTGCAATTTCTGGAATTCCACTGAAAATTTTGCCGTCCCAAGTTCCAGTCGTCCAATAGTGTACAGAATTGTTCCATGTCAGAACAAATTGTTTTGCACCAGACGGATCCATGTGTAGGGCAAAAAGCCCAGGAGCAGGATCCAATGAGCTTTTCCAAGAGACTAACTTTTGCTGTCCACCGAACCTCATCCCGGGCAACAAGGTATCTACAGGATTCTCGAAACTCTCCCAAACAGTTTCAGATTTATTGCCATCGGTCAGAATTAGAAAATTACCAGAATCCAATATCACAGCTCGGAAGGCCTTGTTTGTTGTGTTGACTGACCAAAGAGATGCGCCCTCTGCATCGAACAATACCAGATTACCTTCTCGTGACAGCTTCAAAACGCCTGACCGGTTTCTCGCTGGAGTCTCCCTGTTGGCCACCCAAACATACGTCTTCTCTGGAATTTTGGCATACCAGATGCCAATATACCATTTGCTTCCATTTGGGCTGAAGAATCCCAACTCAAATGTGCCATTCTTTGAAATGATTGTCTGATTTCCAGTAAGCGAGGCACCCAGCGAAAGAGTATCTCGAGCACCACTATTACTGTTCAGTTGAATAAACAGGGTGACTGTAAAAAGCAGGCTTAAGAATATATTTCCCATGAAGTCCCTTGAAAGGATAGCGTGAGTTCCAAGAGAGCTTCCCCTTGACAGAGCAGCGTCACCTCCAAGAGGCCATCAAATTCAATGGTCGCCTAACTGTATTGAAGCCAAAAACAAAAGTTGCGGGTAATGTTTTCCTCTTGCGTAGCGTTCCAAAGGTTTCACAAATACCATCTGTCAATTTAATAATGGCattgaatgttttatttattaTACCATTGATCTTTTTTTCTGTatatttatttcttcttcttctaattaattaagccgataggcttttagtgggggctTTTTGCTCGTCGAAGTGTAAGACAATCCGGCAACTGTTGCTTTTCGGTGACCAGTCACTTTTCCTAGCGAGCGGTAGGTGGCTTCTTGATTATTTGGCTTAGATTTTGACGTGTCCCTTGCACGAATCTCGGAGAAGTGACGAACGGTAAATTAAACAAGCTCAGTGCTTCGGTGGCTTTTTTTGGGTACGGGTTTGAAAAGAAAGAAGGATGAGAggaaaaaccccagatctgctttgGGAAAGATTTTTGGAAACTTTTAACCCAATTGTAATCTTTTTTCTATCTTATGTAATTTTTTGCAGCACTCAATAGTTAATTTGTAGCAATATTTGGTGTCATTTTCTTCCAAATTTAACTGTAGACTAAAATCTTAGGTGGTGGGTTTGTTAGGGTTTACGAAGTGAGAAGCTTTTCATAACTGATCTTCATTGCAGGTAGCAACATATTCGTTGGATTGTCGAAGCTTTCCCAAACCACAATATCACTTGTATCTTCATAGTATTATTTCACGGTTGTTGTAACTGCCTTCGATGTTAGCGATTATATTGACATGGTCACTGATAAATTTAGTGAATTGGGAAATGATGCGTTTAAGCTGTTGTGAACCTCCCCCAAAGCTTTATAGTTTGCAGAGTTTTCTCTCTGGTTTACATTTTTCTATGGCCAATTATACCTATCAATCAAAACTATAATCTTGTGGGTGTTCACTTGGTTAGTTTTTCCTGTGCTCAATTTAGAGCTTTAAAACTTATAGGTTTGTGGGTATTTGATTTGGTCACATTTTCCTATTCCCTATTTAATAATCTATCTTGGGTATTTGGTTTCGATGTCTTTTCGTATGATTAGTTCTGTCAATCAAACTTATAGTTATGTGGGTGTTTAATtcgatttcattttcttttgcCCAATTGTCTCAATCATTGTCTGCATAGCTAAATTAATTGTATTTGATTTGGTTATTTAAGAGTATTTTGGATTAGATCTTTTTGTGCAGTTATGACAAGAAGTACAGTTCGATCAGCGAGCTTGTGTAGCAATACAATGCTTTTGTTCAGAACATGGATTTAATGGAGTCAACAAACAACATGAATCTTCCTTACACTTTCAGAATTAATGGTAACTCGCTCATGTCTTCTTAAGGAAAACATTTAGCCCTATTTAAGAATCTAGATGTTGGATTGAAGTTGGGATGTTGGCATGCCTCATGAATTAATTTTGAGTGGCTTATTACAATGTCTGATTAGCAGTGAATTGGTATAAACCTAACAAATTGAGAAATCTATAGGGTATTAGATTGTTTGAACTTCGGGGTTTATAATCTAGGTCAACCATCTATTTATACAGGGATTGCAGGAGAATTACAAGCTTAGGACGTGGTCTTATCTGATTTCTTGTAAGAGGGTTATGCTTTCCATGGAAGATCCGAGGATCAATTATGGGCTCATAAGAAATTAGGCATTAGAGTCTTTGTTTAAGCCATAGATCAAACAAATCTTTGTCTGACTAAGATTTTTTTTCATGTAATAACTTTCAAATCAAAACATCATTTCGTTTATATGTAGAAATTTGTATTTTGAGCTCTAAATACTTCTTGTAAGGTCATTTAGACAGCTCAGCTCATTGGCAGTAGTCGACTCAGTCTAATGGAAACAAAAATGATCATCCTTTGATCTATGTGGCTAGAATAAGGCGTAGTTTCTTTTTTGAATATAGGTTAGAACACTGTCATGAAATTTTCATATGAGAGGTAGGGGTGACAATCAAATTCCAAACCTAATTGAGACCTTATCCACTACTTAGAATCCATTAAGAGAACTCGTGCAAGTTCCTCTACAACTGAAAATTCTCTCTATCTACTCTAGTTGGTGAAATCTTAAAGATTATAATGATTATGGGTgaattcacaatactggttcccactttttgaccaactttgacacttagatgaacattttgtaAAATTctttcactttccgacacctataacttttaaatcgttaagaatttgaagatgatgtaaactagtgatttgtaacatcctttttctagattctaaatatatatttttcaaatttttttgaataaaattttattgatttttccatctccctcaaaagtagttttttacagcaaacaacattttttaagagtgatgtgcatctcgaaacatataaatttttttctataaatgataaaaacttatctcttttaaattttggtttgtaacatcaatacccaggacatgcagttggtttgatagtgatatgttgaatattttttattttattaa from Cryptomeria japonica chromosome 3, Sugi_1.0, whole genome shotgun sequence harbors:
- the LOC131874192 gene encoding G-type lectin S-receptor-like serine/threonine-protein kinase At2g19130, coding for MGNIFLSLLFTVTLFIQLNSNSGARDTLSLGASLTGNQTIISKNGTFELGFFSPNGSKWYIGIWYAKIPEKTYVWVANRETPARNRSGVLKLSREGNLVLFDAEGASLWSVNTTNKAFRAVILDSGNFLILTDGNKSETVWESFENPVDTLLPGMRFGGQQKLVSWKSSLDPAPGLFALHMDPSGAKQFVLTWNNSVHYWTTGTWDGKIFSGIPEIADKQLFNVSVEGNSSGLYFTYMLVPNFNALARNLPLCSCDEGFKPTDDRAWLSQDWASTGCVRQSPLNCSTDRFMDNGVTLPDDEASSYAASTKKDCQEACLRNCSCTAFAFNPPSGACQVWSGDLLNMRNSTPSKINSNVFIRVGASQLSMKSKTTSIVGVVLGIVVALTVALGICSVLIWRRHQQRSMDRPADSSDSFLRMFSYKELKIATRNFRSKLGSGVSGSVFKGSLQDGTLVAVKNMQGSRQDEKQFRAEISSLGNIHVNLVRLRGFCAQGSKRLLIYDYMPNGSLNSLLFTSNSTSKKKVLDWRTRFEIALGTARGDVKPENILLDGDLSPKLADFALAKLMGRDLSRVLTTTRGTRGYLAPEWISGLPITPKVDVYSFGMTLLEIISGRRNLDLTVQDSSLYYFPPFAATQIQQGKTINIVEEGIAEAADMEEVGRSCVVALLRIQEDDEVRPSMRQVVQMLEGKMEP